In a single window of the Canis lupus dingo isolate Sandy chromosome 18, ASM325472v2, whole genome shotgun sequence genome:
- the LOC112663618 gene encoding olfactory receptor 4C11-like has translation MAMNSSVNEFILFGLTQDPRKQKAIFGVFLMFYLATLLGNFLIVVTIKRSRTLGSPMYFFLFYLSFADACFSTTTAPRLIVDAISQQKTISYNECMTQVFSAHFFGCMEIFVLILMALDRYVAICKPLRYTTIMNRHVCSVLVILGWVGSCIHSSAQIVLALRLPFCGPNVIDHYFCDLQPLLKLACMDTYVINLLVVTNSGAICMVSFIILLISYVIILYSLRNYSAEGRRKALSTCTSHFIVVVLFFGPCIFIYTRPATTFPVDKVVAVFYTIGTPLLNPLIYTLRNAEVKIAMKMLWCSKV, from the coding sequence ATGGCGATGAACAGCAGTGTGAATGAATTCATTCTGTTTGGCTTGACACAGGatccaagaaaacagaaagcaatatTTGGGGTCTTCTTGATGTTTTACCTTGCCACACTGTTGGGAAACTTTCTCATTGTAGTGACTATTAAAAGAAGCAGGACCCTTGGGAgtcccatgtacttcttcctatTTTACCTGTCCTTTGCTGATGCCTGCTTCTCTACAACCACAGCTCCCAGGTTGATTGTAGATGCCATTTCTCAGCAGAAGACCATTTCCTACAACGAGTGCATGACTCAGGTGTTTTCAGCCCATTTCTTTGGATGCATGGAAATCTTCGTGCTGATACTGATGGCTTTGGATCGCTATGTAGCCATTTGTAAGCCCTTGCGATACACAACCATCATGAACAGGCATGTCTGCAGTGTGCTGGTGATTCTGGGTTGGGTGGGATCCTGTATCCACTCTTCGGCACAAATTGTCCTGGCTTTGAGATTGCCTTTCTGTGGTCCCAACGTGATTGATCACTATTTCTGTGACTTGCAGCCCTTGTTGAAACTTGCTTGCATGGACACTTATGTAATAAATTTGCTAGTTGTTACTAACAGTGGAGCCATATGCATGGTGAGTTTCATAATTCTGCTTATCTCCTATGTTATCATCTTGTACTCTCTGAGAAACTACAGTGCAGAAGGAAGGCGAAAAGCCCTTTCGACCTGCACCTCCCATTTTATTGTGGTTGTCCTATTTTTTGGCccatgtatattcatatatacacgCCCAGCAACCACATTTCCAGTAGACAAGGTGGTGGCTGTGTTTTATACCATTGGGACACCCTTGCTCAACCCTCTGATCTACACACTGAGAAATGCGGAAGTGAAAATTGCCATGAAAATGTTATGGTGTAGCAAAGTATGA